One Streptomyces dangxiongensis genomic window, CTCGCCGTTGAGGCGGCCGATGCCGGAGTGCTTCTCACCACCGAAGGGCACGAGCGGTTCGTCGTGGACGGTCCCGTCGTTCACGTGGAACATGCCGGTGTCGATCCGCTTGGCGAAGGCCACACCCCGTTCGATGTCACCGGTGTGCACGGCGCCGCTGAGGCCGTACGGGGTGTCGTTGACGATCCGCACCGCCTCCTCCTCGCCGTCGAAGGGGATGAGGAAGACGACCGGGCCGAAGACCTCCTGCCGCAGCAGCGCGGAGTCGGCGGGGACGCCGGTGAGGACGCTGGGTTCGACGAGGTTGCCGGTCGTGGTGCCGTGCACCAGGGCGGTGGCGCCCTCGGCGAGCGCCTGCTCGACGGTGCCCGAGATCGCGCCCGCCTGCGCGGAGTTGATCACCGGGCCGATGACGGTCCGCGGGTCGCGGGGGTCACCGACCTTCAGGGTCCTGACCTTGGCGACGAACTTCTCGGTGAACTCGTCGGCGACGGCATGGTCCACCAGGACCCGGTTGGCGGCCATGCAGACCTGGCCCTGGTGCACGAAGCGGCTGAAGACCGCCGCGTCCACCGCGTAGTCGACGTCGGCGTCGTCCAGCACCACCAGCGCGCTGTTGCCGCCCAGTTCGAGGACGGAGCGCTTGAAGTTCGCGGCACAGACGGTGGCGACGTGCCGGCCGACCTTGTCCGAGCCGGTGAAGGAGATCACCTTCGGGACCGGGTGCTCGATGAACGCGTCCCCGATCTCGGCGATGTCGGTGACGACCACGTTGAGCAGACCGCCGGGCAGCCCGGCCTCCTCGAAGATCTTCGCGATCAGCGTGCCGCCGGCGATGGGGGTGTTCTGGTGCGGCTTGAGCACCACGCCGTTGCCGAGCGCGAGGGCCGGGGCGACCGACTTCAGCGACAGCAGGAAGGGGAAGTTGAACGGGCTGATCACGCCGACGACCCCGACCGGCACGCGGTAGACGCGGTTCTCCTTGCCGTCGGTCGGCGAGGGCAGGATCCTGCCCTCCGGGCGCAGCGCGAGGTGGACCGACTCGCGCAGGAACTCCTTGGCGAGGTGCAGCTCGAAACCGGCCTTCACGCGGGTGCCGCCCAGTTCCGCGATGATCAGGTCGGCTATCTCCTGCTCGCGGTCCTCGATCAGCCTCAGCGCCCGCTCGAACACCGAGCGCCGGGTGTAGGGGTTGGTCGCGGCCCACTCCTGCTGGGCGCGGGCGGCGGCCCGGTAGGCCTCGTCCACCTCGTCCACCGTGGCCACGGTGATCGAGGCCAGCTTCTCGTCGTCGTAGGGGTTGAAGTCGATGACGTCCCAGGAGCCGGTACCCGGGCGCCACTCGCCGCCGATGTACTGCTGGGCCAGGTCGGTGAAGCAGGACGACATGTGATCCCTCAATCGCTAGCGGGCACCAGATCTACGCCACGTCTGATCGGACGTCATCGTACTGGCGACACAAGGGAGTTGGGGCGCGTCAGGAGAGCTGCAGGAGGCCGCGGAGCAGGTCCCGGCTCTCGTCCGGGCCGGGGCTGTCCTGCTGCAGTTCCTTCAGGGCCTGCTCGTACTGGGCGACGTCCTCACGCTTGTCCAGATAGAGAGCGCTGGTCAACTGCTCCAGGTACACCACGTCGGACAGGTCCGCGTCGGGGAAGCTGAGGATGGTGAAGGCCCCGCTCTCGCCCGAGTGGCCGCCGAAGCCGAACGGCATGACCTGGAGCCGCACGTTGGGGCGGGCGGAGATGTCGATCAGGTGCTGGAGCTGGCCGCGCATCACCTCGCGGTCGCCGTAGGGGCGGCGCAGGGCGGCCTCGTCCAGGACGATGTGGAACTCGGGGGCGGCGTCGGAGAGCAGGTACTTCTGCCGCTCCAGGCGCAGGGCGACCCGCCGCTCCACATCGGCGGCGCTCGCGCCCTTCATGCCGCGCCGGACCACGGCGCGGGCGTACTCCTCGGTCTGGAGCAGGCCGTGCACGAACTGCACCTCGTAGACGCGGATCAGCGAGGCGGCGCCCTCCAGGCCCACGTAGGTGGGGAACCAGGTCGGCAGGACGTCGGTGTAACTGTGCCACCAGCCCGCCACGTTGGCCTCCCGGGCGAGGGAGAGCAGCGACTCGCGCTCCGACTCGTCCGTGATGCCGTAGAGCGTCAGCAGGTCCTCCACGTCCCTGGTCTTGAAGCTCACCCGGCCCAGCTCCATCCGGCTGATCTTCGACTCGGAGGCACGGATCGAGTAACCCGCCGCCTCACGCGTGATTCCCCGTGCTTCACGCAGTCGCCTGAGTTGCGAGCCGAGCAGCATCCGCCGCACCACCGATCCGGGCTCTCCCGCGCTCACGTTCGCCAGCCTCCCCAACCGTCTCCAGGGGCCGA contains:
- a CDS encoding helix-turn-helix domain-containing protein, with protein sequence MLLGSQLRRLREARGITREAAGYSIRASESKISRMELGRVSFKTRDVEDLLTLYGITDESERESLLSLAREANVAGWWHSYTDVLPTWFPTYVGLEGAASLIRVYEVQFVHGLLQTEEYARAVVRRGMKGASAADVERRVALRLERQKYLLSDAAPEFHIVLDEAALRRPYGDREVMRGQLQHLIDISARPNVRLQVMPFGFGGHSGESGAFTILSFPDADLSDVVYLEQLTSALYLDKREDVAQYEQALKELQQDSPGPDESRDLLRGLLQLS
- a CDS encoding aldehyde dehydrogenase family protein, which codes for MSSCFTDLAQQYIGGEWRPGTGSWDVIDFNPYDDEKLASITVATVDEVDEAYRAAARAQQEWAATNPYTRRSVFERALRLIEDREQEIADLIIAELGGTRVKAGFELHLAKEFLRESVHLALRPEGRILPSPTDGKENRVYRVPVGVVGVISPFNFPFLLSLKSVAPALALGNGVVLKPHQNTPIAGGTLIAKIFEEAGLPGGLLNVVVTDIAEIGDAFIEHPVPKVISFTGSDKVGRHVATVCAANFKRSVLELGGNSALVVLDDADVDYAVDAAVFSRFVHQGQVCMAANRVLVDHAVADEFTEKFVAKVRTLKVGDPRDPRTVIGPVINSAQAGAISGTVEQALAEGATALVHGTTTGNLVEPSVLTGVPADSALLRQEVFGPVVFLIPFDGEEEAVRIVNDTPYGLSGAVHTGDIERGVAFAKRIDTGMFHVNDGTVHDEPLVPFGGEKHSGIGRLNGETTLEAFTTVKWISVQHGRSGFPF